The Clupea harengus chromosome 6, Ch_v2.0.2, whole genome shotgun sequence genome contains a region encoding:
- the gnb5b gene encoding guanine nucleotide-binding protein subunit beta-5b, whose amino-acid sequence MCDQTFVAITFGPCDNCAKTKPLMNIYLNNEVINYCSLCVELMACQGLEKGETVAKLKKETEALKVKLEVERNKLHDTELHKLAEKVEAVGQLNIRARRVLKGHANKVLCMDWCTDKRRLVSSSQDGKLIVWDAFTTNKEHAVSMPSTWVMACAYSPSGCAVAAGGLDNKCSVYPLSLDKNENLAAKRKPVAMHTNYVSHCTFTNSDLQVLTSSGDGTCALWDVESAQLLQSFHSHTADVLSLDMGPSETSNTFVSGGCDKKAKLWDMRSGQNVQSFETHESDVNCVKFYPNGDAFATASDDATCRFFDLRADREVAVFSKDSVMFGASSVDFSLSGRLLFAGYNDYTINIWDVLKAERVSILFGHDNRVSTVRVSPDGSAFCSASWDNTLRVWA is encoded by the exons ATGTGTGACCAGACTTTTGTGGCCATCACTTTTGGCCCCTGTGACAACTGCGCCAAGACAAAGCCTCTGATGAACATCTACCTGAACAATGAGGTCATCAACTACTGCTCGCTTTGTGTGGAGCTG ATGGCCTGTCAGGGACTGGAGAAGGGAGAGACCGTGGCAAAACTGAAGAAGGAAACGGAGGCTCTGAAGGTCAAGCTCgaggtggagagaaacaaactcCACGACACTGAAT TGCACAAGCTTGCAGAGAAGGTCGAAGCTGTGGGACAGCTCAACATAAGAGCAAGAAGAGTTCTGAAGGGACATGCGAACAAAGTGTTGTGCATGGATTGGTGCACAGACAAGCGCAGGCTGGTTAGCTCTTCGCAG GATGGCAAGCTCATTGTTTGGGACGCATTCACAACTAACAAG GAGCATGCGGTGTCTATGCCTTCCACCTGGGTTATGGCGTGTGCCTACTCCCCCTCGGGCTGTGCAGTGGCTGCAGG TGGCTTGGACAACAAGTGCTCGGTATACCCTCTATCCCTGGATAAGAATGAAAACCTTGCGGCTAAGAGGAAGCCAGTAGCGATGCACACCAACTATGTTTCTCACTGCACCTTCACCAACTCCGACTTGCAG gtcttgACCTCCAGTGGTGATGGTACCTGTGCCCTGTGGGACGTGGAGAGTGCACAACTGCTGCAGAGTTTCCATAGTCACACAGCAGATGTGCTCAGCTTGGATATGGGCCCCTCTGAGACCAGCAACACTTTTGTGTCAGGG GGTTGTGACAAGAAGGCCAAGCTGTGGGATATGCGCTCAGGACAGAATGTCCAGTCCTTTGAGACTCATGAGTCAGATGTCAATTGTGTTAA GTTCTATCCCAATGGGGATGCATTTGCCACAGCATCGGATGATGCCACA tGTCGGTTTTTTGATTTGCGAGCTGATCGTGAGGTGGCTGTGTTTTCCAAAGATAGTGTCATGTTTGGCGCGTCCAGTGTGGACTTCTCTCTGAGTG GCCGCTTGCTGTTTGCTGGCTATAATGACTACACCATCAACATCTGGGATGTGCTGAAAGCTGAAAGAGTGTCTATCCTCTTCGGACATGATAATCGTGTCAG